In Candidatus Promineifilum breve, one genomic interval encodes:
- a CDS encoding phage tail protein, with amino-acid sequence MATSPDYPANGLEINFLGLPMVFNDGKTENTLNIVLTNNNFFVSLDPAQDTNIVFTPDTPVSIWFVVDSPQASAATVRDWALTSNDDLHKAGVALTISPDPDHWTIDRDDSLSGSPLNDSLRGWKLTPRQEVTLVPGQSLLVTLSGLITGLPDGPTSGYCKVLMPNVDAYGREISELRKVIGPIIKSHTIITGDRVGIGTGMPGSTLDVNGGVRAKGGEPGEDNSFLFGGDGHGVTGMNSLGDGSLDFYASGLKAVNIESTDFNLLTATILGDLKVMQGEHSYSGGNLTIDHKLTTTDLTVQVITVDTLYASKLLATQLTTSGAATIGGDIKSQGRIQDVSGDVMPVGTVVSFIGQDIPIGWLICEGQGIPYYTPEFIKMYGALYQVLGQPPFFKDGNNNDYFHAPDLRSRFIVGAGSGAIEDDSGNLLTTYARNNRGGTEFVTLTVDQMPTHTHSIDSHLYFHSRSFQGSNEGAAPLKRYRENEGDITLYGTDPTGGGKQYENRPPYYALTYIIKY; translated from the coding sequence ATGGCGACCTCACCCGATTACCCGGCCAACGGCCTGGAGATAAACTTCCTCGGCCTGCCCATGGTCTTCAACGATGGGAAGACGGAGAATACCCTGAATATTGTGCTGACGAATAATAACTTCTTTGTTTCGCTGGATCCGGCGCAGGACACAAACATCGTCTTTACGCCGGATACGCCGGTATCTATTTGGTTTGTGGTGGATTCACCTCAGGCGTCGGCCGCCACTGTCCGCGATTGGGCCTTGACCAGCAACGATGATCTTCATAAAGCCGGCGTGGCGCTGACGATCAGCCCCGACCCCGACCACTGGACAATCGACCGGGACGACAGTCTCAGCGGTAGCCCCCTCAACGACAGCCTGCGCGGCTGGAAGCTGACGCCACGGCAAGAGGTGACGTTAGTGCCGGGGCAATCGCTGCTGGTGACGCTGAGCGGCCTGATCACCGGCCTGCCGGATGGCCCGACCTCGGGCTATTGCAAGGTACTCATGCCAAATGTGGATGCCTATGGTAGGGAAATTTCCGAGCTGCGAAAAGTCATCGGGCCGATTATCAAGTCCCACACGATCATCACCGGCGACCGCGTGGGCATCGGCACGGGTATGCCCGGCTCGACTCTGGATGTCAACGGCGGCGTGCGGGCCAAAGGCGGAGAACCCGGCGAAGATAATAGCTTCTTATTTGGCGGCGACGGTCATGGCGTCACGGGGATGAATAGCCTGGGGGATGGCAGCCTGGATTTCTACGCCAGCGGCTTGAAAGCCGTCAATATTGAATCGACCGATTTTAATCTTCTTACCGCTACCATATTAGGTGACCTGAAGGTTATGCAGGGAGAGCATAGTTATTCAGGTGGCAATCTGACAATAGATCACAAATTGACCACAACAGATTTGACCGTACAAGTAATCACGGTAGACACATTGTACGCAAGCAAATTGCTCGCAACCCAATTGACCACAAGCGGTGCGGCGACCATTGGTGGTGATATCAAATCTCAAGGCCGTATACAGGATGTATCCGGTGACGTGATGCCGGTGGGAACTGTTGTCAGCTTTATTGGTCAGGATATTCCCATTGGTTGGTTGATATGTGAAGGACAAGGAATCCCGTATTACACGCCAGAATTCATAAAAATGTATGGCGCTTTATACCAGGTTCTTGGGCAGCCTCCGTTTTTCAAAGATGGTAACAATAATGACTATTTCCACGCCCCCGATCTCCGCAGCCGGTTCATTGTAGGCGCTGGTAGCGGCGCGATCGAGGACGATAGCGGTAACCTTTTGACCACTTATGCCAGAAATAACCGTGGTGGCACTGAGTTCGTGACGCTTACTGTCGATCAAATGCCGACTCATACCCACTCTATCGACAGCCATCTTTATTTTCATAGTCGTTCCTTCCAGGGATCGAACGAAGGTGCTGCACCACTAAAGAGATACCGTGAGAACGAAGGAGATATAACATTATATGGTACTGATCCAACCGGCGGCGGCAAGCAATACGAAAACCGGCCACCATACTATGCGCTGACGTACATCATCAAGTACTAA